TACCGGCAAGGCGACGCCTTGATCGATCATGGTCCAGGTTGAAGCGATCGAACCCCCTGTCGTTCCCTCTGCGTCGCTTTGGATGCCGCCGCCCGAAGTCCGGATCAAGTATCGAACGCCTCACCTCCAAGAACGGTCGCCGTTGCCAGGTCCGCTGCTCTGGCCGGCCCACGCCGGCCATCCGCTTGAGATTCGCACAATCGGTGGCATCGCGGGAATTTTTCGCCAGAGTGCCTTTCTCCGGAAAGGGACGCCGAATTTCCGAGATAGTGCAAAGACGAACACCATTATATCCTCCAGTAAGCTGCGAAGGCACATCACCGGCAGATCAAGTCTCGTTGCTTGTTACGATTATTCCATGTGGTCCAGTCGGACCGTTATTGAAGGCCGTGTTCAAGGTGGCTTGCCTACGTTGGGTCTTCTAAGCTGAAGAGATCGGCCGTTTCATTGTAGGCGTAGACTTCCGCATAGCGGCCCCACTGTATAACCGCTTTGAGTGTTTGGTCGGCGTAGCTCTCCGACATGAAGTCCTCGAGCTCGTCGCGAAAGCGCCGCGCCGGTGCCTTATGACTTGGCCGTTCATCGAGCACTCGTCGGATGTGGGCGACGAGCGGCACAAAATTGAGAAGATGCTGGGCGAAGAGGTGCTTACGCTCGTCTATGTCGGCTAAAGCATAGCGGCGACCAGCCGGGAGAAGCTTTATGTCGCCACCTTCCAGTTCGGCGAAGCGAAGCAATTGTAGGACTTCCGCGATCGGAAAGAGGTCGTCCACCTCATAATGAAGGCGGCTGCCAAGCTCCGGCAGATCGGCTCGGCCGCTACTGGGGTCAGCGTTGATCGCCTCCAGGAGACCAGCCAAGGAGTTCGTTGAGACGCGAGGCAGCGCCATCCCGATGCCCGTCCCAGGAAACAATCCATCGCGCGGTTGGCCGGGTTCACTCGTTTGGGTCATGCGGACATAAATGTCCTCGACCAACGCACGAAACGACGGGTCCTGCCGGTTACGTGGCTGCGGGATATCTACTTTGATTTCGCCGATCACGCGGCCAGGATTCGAAGAGAACAGAAGGACTCGGTCGCACATAAGCACCGCTTCTTCGATGTTGTGCGTGACCATCAAAATTGACTTGATCGGCATTCGTCCTTCCGACCAAAGATCGAGAAGGTCGGTTCGGAGCGTTTCCGCTGTGAGAACGTCCAGTGCGGAAAAGGGCTCATCCATGAGAAGAACGTCTGGGTCAACGACCAACGCTCGTGCTAGTCCGACACGTTGGCGCATGCCCCCCGACAGTTCTTTTGGATATGCGCTCTCGAATCCGTCCAGACCGATCAGGTCAATCGCCGCAAGTGCGCGCTTACGTCGATCGGCAGGCGGGACATTTTTCGCCTCCAAGCCAACTTCGACATTCTGCAGGACCGTCAACCATGGAAAGAGCGCAAAGGTCTGGAAGACCATTGCGACCGTGGAGGGCCGACCGTTGTCCGTTTTCGGGAACTCAATGACACCGCGTGTCGGGGTAATGAGCCCGGCGATTGAGCGTAGCAGCGTAGATTTTCCAGAGCCGGATCGCCCGAGTAGCCCTACGATCTCATTCTCCTTGAGGGTCAGATCGACATTGTCTAGGACCAGAAGCTCCTTTCCTCCTGGCTTTCCGTAGATTTGGCCGAGGTTGTGAACATCGACCAAGCACTGCTTTTCAAGGGCTATCACGCGCCAATCCCTCCTCTCAGTCGAGCCTCATCCGGCGCTCGGCAAAACGATAGAGCGGACGCCAAACAACCCGGTTGATGGCGACGACGAAGACGGACATCACAGCAATGCCGAGGGCAACGCGCGGTAGATCTCCGGCAGCGGTTGCATTCGCAATGAACGAACCGAGCCCGATCGCTTCGAG
This Beijerinckiaceae bacterium RH AL1 DNA region includes the following protein-coding sequences:
- a CDS encoding NitT/TauT family transport system ATP-binding protein (ID:RHAL1_04080;~source:Prodigal:2.6) produces the protein MIALEKQCLVDVHNLGQIYGKPGGKELLVLDNVDLTLKENEIVGLLGRSGSGKSTLLRSIAGLITPTRGVIEFPKTDNGRPSTVAMVFQTFALFPWLTVLQNVEVGLEAKNVPPADRRKRALAAIDLIGLDGFESAYPKELSGGMRQRVGLARALVVDPDVLLMDEPFSALDVLTAETLRTDLLDLWSEGRMPIKSILMVTHNIEEAVLMCDRVLLFSSNPGRVIGEIKVDIPQPRNRQDPSFRALVEDIYVRMTQTSEPGQPRDGLFPGTGIGMALPRVSTNSLAGLLEAINADPSSGRADLPELGSRLHYEVDDLFPIAEVLQLLRFAELEGGDIKLLPAGRRYALADIDERKHLFAQHLLNFVPLVAHIRRVLDERPSHKAPARRFRDELEDFMSESYADQTLKAVIQWGRYAEVYAYNETADLFSLEDPT